A stretch of Gemmatimonadaceae bacterium DNA encodes these proteins:
- a CDS encoding IS630 family transposase produces the protein MWRPRYRETEHAQLSALAHSRALAHSLVRRAQIVLRSAAGDSNTAIARRFGVSVPLVSLWRKRYRAHGLAGLYHAPRSGRPRTHADEAVARMLKTVVQTKPAHATHWTVRDTADESRISKSSVHRYFTLFGVQPHRTRTFKISPDPFFVEKVRDIVGLYLHPPTKALMLCVDEKSQIHVEEHPNSGVLTHSPTRSSRSRCPASAIAERSVKSRWRHMPRSRRPAPAMWASFAEC, from the coding sequence TTGTGGAGGCCTCGGTACCGCGAGACGGAACACGCCCAACTGAGCGCGTTAGCCCATTCACGCGCCCTCGCCCACAGCCTGGTGCGCCGCGCGCAGATCGTGCTGCGCTCGGCGGCCGGCGACTCGAACACGGCGATCGCGCGCCGGTTCGGCGTGAGCGTGCCGCTCGTGTCGCTCTGGCGGAAGCGCTATCGCGCCCACGGCCTGGCCGGCCTCTATCACGCGCCACGATCGGGACGGCCGCGGACGCACGCGGATGAGGCGGTGGCCCGCATGCTCAAGACCGTCGTGCAGACGAAACCCGCGCACGCGACGCACTGGACGGTTCGCGATACGGCCGACGAGAGTCGCATCAGCAAGAGCAGCGTCCATCGCTATTTCACGCTCTTTGGCGTCCAGCCCCACCGGACGCGGACCTTCAAGATTTCGCCGGATCCGTTTTTTGTCGAGAAGGTGCGCGACATCGTCGGCCTCTATCTCCATCCGCCGACGAAGGCGCTCATGCTCTGCGTCGATGAGAAGAGTCAGATTCATGTAGAAGAACACCCAAATTCGGGTGTACTTACACACTCGCCGACCAGAAGCTCGCGATCCAGGTGCCCCGCGTCCGCGATCGCCGAGCGCAGTGTGAAGTCCCGCTGGCGACATATGCCACGCTCCAGACGCCCCGCGCCGGCGATGTGGGCCTCTTTCGCCGAGTGTTAG
- a CDS encoding transposase, which produces MPRVRDRRAQCEVPLATYATLQTPRAGDVGLFRRVLGGISCREYEAAAEAVPEAFGLARSSVSRRFIRASAQELRRLQERRLDDAEWAALILDGKAFAGDALVVALGVTATGEKRILGLVQTASENKRVIAAFLRALGERGFPLDQRLLVVLDGSKGVHAAVRAVLGDVPIQRCQWHKRENVVSYLPKHEQPAWRRKLQAAYAHPTYGDAKRALERLHRELRLRNESAADSLAEGLDETLTLHRLNVFPELGVSFKTTNLIESVMSRLEARTRRVTHWRTSDQKMRWCAAALGVMERQFRRGRGRDRRRARARPRRQFRDGRRRSTVVGRPRHGSRHICSHAGSTVRAHASTGGHHNRRQHGRRQHARAPVRSVRQRAGRR; this is translated from the coding sequence GTGCCCCGCGTCCGCGATCGCCGAGCGCAGTGTGAAGTCCCGCTGGCGACATATGCCACGCTCCAGACGCCCCGCGCCGGCGATGTGGGCCTCTTTCGCCGAGTGTTAGGCGGCATCTCGTGCCGGGAGTACGAGGCCGCGGCGGAAGCGGTGCCCGAGGCGTTCGGGCTCGCGCGGTCGAGCGTGTCGCGTCGCTTTATCCGCGCGAGTGCGCAGGAGCTGCGCCGGCTGCAGGAGCGCCGGCTGGACGATGCCGAGTGGGCGGCGTTGATCCTCGATGGCAAGGCCTTCGCCGGCGATGCCCTCGTCGTGGCGTTAGGCGTGACCGCGACCGGCGAGAAACGCATCCTGGGGCTCGTGCAGACGGCGAGCGAAAACAAGCGCGTCATTGCGGCCTTCCTGCGCGCGCTCGGGGAGCGCGGCTTCCCGCTCGACCAGCGGCTCTTGGTGGTCCTCGACGGATCAAAGGGGGTGCACGCCGCCGTGCGCGCGGTCTTGGGCGACGTGCCCATTCAGCGGTGCCAGTGGCACAAGCGCGAGAACGTCGTGAGCTATCTGCCCAAGCACGAGCAGCCGGCGTGGCGGCGGAAGCTCCAGGCGGCCTACGCGCACCCCACGTACGGGGACGCGAAACGAGCGTTAGAGCGGCTCCATCGCGAGCTCCGCCTGCGCAACGAATCGGCCGCCGACAGCCTGGCCGAGGGGCTCGACGAGACGCTGACGCTGCACCGCCTCAACGTGTTCCCTGAGTTAGGCGTGAGCTTCAAGACCACTAATCTCATCGAGAGTGTCATGAGCCGCCTCGAGGCCCGCACCCGCCGGGTGACCCACTGGCGGACGAGCGATCAGAAGATGCGCTGGTGTGCCGCGGCGCTCGGGGTGATGGAGCGGCAGTTCCGACGGGGCCGAGGCCGCGATCGGCGACGCGCTCGCGCACGGCCGCGGCGACAGTTCCGCGACGGCCGACGTCGTTCGACAGTCGTGGGCCGGCCTCGACACGGCAGTCGCCACATCTGCTCTCATGCGGGATCTACCGTGCGCGCGCACGCTTCTACCGGCGGGCACCACAATCGACGTCAACACGGCCGACGACAGCATGCTCGTGCGCCTGTTCGTAGCGTTAGGCAACGCGCCGGCCGCCGCTGA
- a CDS encoding PilN domain-containing protein, whose product MIALRPRLGLGIGRRRVSAVLLVGETIRWTAVRARSDDEPLARTLEALLAERPRSRLRKPTVTAAIGPRAAQLKLVSDLPPLAQPAALAAVVREHASRFFLKNGVPLLFSAARATSPTSAWVAAFEEPVVRSVIDVCASVGLQLQMVTATAIALRFATSAATITWSDDDVSLAITYVDGCPAVVRSASGVGTSDALPSFAPPFRALTGRAEQFMDAAGAAGTPRAEPIALRGSAIRLTREPSRRRLAISGTVCVIAIVAALAMPGLASWQVTRSANARAAAVRTRVRGVERDARDLASVTADLSTVASFTQSRRSITVLLAQLTRALPDGCALLALQLDSAGAGNIVAVGPRASALVDAVERVPGIASPEIVGPVTRETAAGKPLDRVTVRFHIVPEATR is encoded by the coding sequence ATGATCGCGCTCCGTCCTCGCCTCGGGTTAGGCATCGGTCGTCGCCGCGTGAGCGCGGTATTACTCGTTGGCGAAACGATTCGCTGGACGGCGGTGCGGGCGCGCTCGGACGATGAGCCTCTGGCGCGCACACTCGAGGCGTTGCTGGCCGAGCGCCCGCGGTCGCGGTTGCGTAAGCCGACCGTGACGGCGGCCATCGGTCCTCGCGCCGCGCAGCTCAAGCTCGTATCGGACCTGCCGCCGCTTGCGCAGCCGGCTGCGCTCGCCGCGGTCGTTCGCGAACACGCCTCGCGATTCTTTCTCAAGAACGGCGTGCCGCTTTTGTTTTCCGCCGCCAGGGCAACCTCCCCAACGAGCGCATGGGTCGCCGCATTCGAGGAACCGGTGGTACGATCGGTCATCGACGTGTGCGCGTCGGTCGGCCTCCAGCTGCAGATGGTGACGGCGACGGCTATCGCGCTGCGTTTTGCGACGTCCGCCGCGACGATCACGTGGAGCGATGATGACGTTAGCCTCGCCATCACGTACGTCGATGGATGCCCTGCCGTCGTTCGCTCTGCGTCGGGTGTCGGGACGTCGGATGCGTTGCCATCGTTCGCTCCTCCCTTCCGTGCGCTTACAGGTCGCGCGGAACAGTTCATGGACGCCGCGGGCGCCGCCGGTACGCCGCGCGCCGAGCCCATCGCGCTCCGTGGATCTGCCATACGCCTAACGCGAGAGCCATCCCGGCGGCGCCTGGCTATTTCAGGAACGGTGTGCGTGATAGCGATCGTTGCGGCGCTCGCCATGCCGGGCCTCGCCTCATGGCAGGTGACGCGCTCGGCGAACGCGCGAGCGGCCGCTGTGCGCACGCGGGTTCGCGGCGTCGAGCGCGATGCGCGTGATCTCGCATCCGTCACGGCGGACTTGAGCACGGTCGCTTCGTTCACGCAGTCGCGCCGATCCATCACTGTGCTATTAGCCCAGCTCACGCGCGCACTGCCCGACGGATGCGCTCTCCTTGCCTTGCAGCTCGATAGCGCCGGTGCCGGCAACATCGTCGCTGTTGGGCCGCGTGCGTCAGCGTTAGTCGACGCGGTCGAGCGCGTGCCGGGAATCGCGTCGCCCGAGATCGTCGGGCCAGTGACGCGCGAGACGGCGGCAGGCAAACCGCTGGATCGCGTCACCGTGCGCTTTCATATCGTACCAGAGGCGACGCGATGA
- a CDS encoding GspMb/PilO family protein, whose translation MKPTFIAAISTRDRRALLVGVASIGGLLVVGRALPAWRRWQADVIASAQSINAAAARDRVLALNARAIHDSLHARRARLTALAPTWLSEDSPAAASAALAALVTRAATDAAMTLGALDLRTDSVGPEPFVPIHVRLSVTGDVQGLATFLAALDRGPCTLNVRSLDVQAGDPAAPAQRPEVLHADLMIDALWQPVNDMGAGR comes from the coding sequence ATGAAACCCACGTTCATAGCGGCAATCTCTACTCGCGATCGCCGCGCGCTGCTCGTCGGCGTTGCATCGATCGGCGGACTCTTGGTTGTGGGGCGTGCGCTTCCCGCGTGGCGGCGCTGGCAAGCGGATGTGATTGCGTCAGCGCAGTCGATCAATGCGGCGGCGGCGCGCGACCGCGTTCTCGCACTCAATGCGCGCGCGATCCACGATTCGCTGCACGCGCGGAGAGCTCGCCTCACCGCGCTTGCGCCGACGTGGCTGTCGGAAGACTCGCCGGCCGCCGCGAGCGCAGCGCTCGCCGCCCTTGTGACGCGCGCCGCGACCGATGCCGCAATGACGCTTGGTGCACTCGATCTCCGCACCGACTCCGTTGGGCCCGAGCCGTTCGTACCGATACACGTGCGGCTGAGCGTCACCGGTGACGTCCAGGGCCTCGCGACCTTCTTGGCGGCGCTCGACCGCGGTCCGTGCACGCTCAATGTGCGGTCGCTCGACGTACAGGCCGGCGACCCAGCGGCTCCTGCGCAACGCCCCGAGGTCTTGCACGCAGACCTTATGATCGACGCGTTGTGGCAACCCGTGAACGACATGGGTGCCGGGCGATGA
- a CDS encoding secretin N-terminal domain-containing protein: protein MRHVAVALALALIVAGPPDARAQAHDSAVVLRHDSVSVHLVDADVRAAVEALAPYLDKPVGFGSTVPGARVTLETPTPVARDAVRGLLEGILSSQNLELVRDSAMYRVQVKAPPAVPPPPTVAPNGRTGAPGEVQLFIIHLRHARAADVAATVNALFGRASSLGDIGSTRPATLDQQLQAGQMQPAASPITTPGPNAPVSSSVPAAHNASFSGDVTIVPDPRSNSLFIRASQNDFDLITSAVRELDTRPLQVLIEVIIAEVERTNSLQFGVDATLPPTKVNGGSTVINGSQTGAGLTDFVLHAMNFTGLNIDATLTAAAERGDVRILSKPILIAANNQAATINVGSQRPFVQLSRTLPTDNASVDQVVQYKDVGTKLTVLPTISPDGYVGLEVTQEIDNATQEVAFDAPVISTRSIQTELLIKDGQTVALGGFTDDERDVTQGGIPFLSSIPLLGGLFGHSSHQTTATEIYLFLTPHVIRTDEDADSVTHPILERANKVKP from the coding sequence ATGAGACACGTCGCCGTTGCTCTCGCGCTCGCTCTCATTGTTGCGGGACCTCCCGACGCGCGAGCACAAGCGCACGACTCGGCGGTCGTGCTGCGACACGACAGCGTGAGCGTGCATCTCGTCGATGCCGACGTGCGAGCCGCCGTGGAAGCGCTCGCCCCGTATCTCGACAAACCGGTGGGATTCGGCAGCACTGTTCCTGGCGCGCGCGTCACGCTCGAAACGCCGACGCCAGTTGCGCGCGATGCCGTTCGCGGATTGCTCGAGGGCATTCTGTCGAGCCAGAATCTCGAGCTGGTGCGCGACTCGGCGATGTATCGGGTGCAAGTCAAGGCGCCGCCCGCCGTCCCACCGCCGCCAACGGTCGCGCCTAACGGCCGCACCGGTGCGCCGGGAGAGGTGCAGCTGTTCATCATTCACCTGCGACATGCCCGAGCCGCGGACGTCGCCGCGACCGTGAACGCACTGTTTGGTCGCGCCAGTTCCCTCGGCGACATCGGGAGCACTCGTCCGGCGACGCTCGACCAACAGCTGCAGGCGGGGCAGATGCAGCCTGCCGCGTCGCCGATTACGACCCCGGGGCCTAACGCGCCTGTCTCCAGCTCCGTCCCAGCGGCCCACAACGCTTCGTTCAGCGGCGACGTGACGATCGTTCCCGACCCGCGGAGCAACAGTCTGTTCATTCGCGCGAGTCAGAACGATTTCGACCTGATCACGTCCGCCGTTAGGGAGCTCGACACGCGTCCGCTGCAGGTCCTGATCGAGGTAATCATCGCCGAGGTCGAGCGAACGAACAGCCTGCAGTTCGGCGTCGATGCAACGCTGCCGCCCACAAAGGTCAACGGCGGCTCGACCGTAATAAATGGATCGCAGACCGGAGCAGGACTCACCGATTTCGTGCTGCATGCGATGAACTTCACGGGCCTGAACATCGACGCGACACTCACTGCCGCGGCCGAGCGCGGCGACGTGCGCATTCTGAGCAAGCCGATCTTGATCGCTGCGAACAACCAAGCCGCGACGATCAACGTGGGCAGCCAACGTCCGTTCGTGCAATTGTCGCGCACGCTACCAACGGACAATGCGTCCGTTGACCAGGTGGTGCAGTACAAGGATGTCGGTACGAAGCTGACAGTTCTGCCAACGATCAGTCCCGACGGCTACGTCGGCCTAGAGGTGACGCAAGAGATCGACAACGCGACACAGGAGGTAGCATTCGACGCGCCCGTCATATCAACTCGATCGATCCAGACTGAGCTGCTCATCAAGGATGGACAAACCGTGGCGTTAGGCGGCTTCACCGACGACGAGCGCGACGTGACCCAGGGTGGCATCCCTTTTCTCTCAAGTATTCCGCTCTTGGGCGGACTCTTCGGCCACTCGAGCCACCAAACGACGGCCACGGAGATCTACCTCTTTCTAACCCCCCACGTGATACGGACGGACGAAGATGCAGACAGTGTCACACACCCGATTCTGGAGCGCGCTAACAAGGTGAAACCATGA
- a CDS encoding sigma-54 dependent transcriptional regulator yields MPPDDGPVAQLLIGRTPVMHELRAFVRRVGQTSLPVLIEGPTGSGKELVARAIHAVSGRTGRFVPLNIAAIGESLFEDALFGHVKGAFTGATGRKAGQLMEAHRGTCFFDEIGALPLALQPKLLRAIDAGSFRCVGADIDSASDFRLVAATNESVKRLVRLGRFREDLAFRLGAVVIAVPPLRDRIEDIPLLAQHFATQNVGADGVAVRWSGGALRALQDNDWPGNVRELKHAVDRVMAFADGPIVSAADVRRHSGTLGASSAARAWDERRRAELREVLCSVNWDTGKAAAILGIDRTTVYRRMRRLGIAIPQWRVDPDQALDR; encoded by the coding sequence ATGCCCCCCGACGACGGACCAGTGGCACAGCTGCTCATCGGGCGGACGCCGGTGATGCATGAGCTACGCGCATTCGTGAGGCGGGTCGGCCAAACATCCTTACCCGTCCTCATCGAGGGCCCGACTGGGTCAGGAAAGGAGCTAGTCGCGCGAGCGATCCATGCCGTGAGCGGTCGCACGGGGCGCTTCGTGCCGCTCAACATTGCAGCCATTGGCGAATCGTTGTTTGAGGATGCCCTCTTTGGGCACGTAAAGGGTGCGTTCACCGGTGCAACGGGCAGGAAGGCTGGCCAATTGATGGAGGCACATCGCGGCACCTGCTTCTTCGATGAAATAGGCGCATTGCCGCTGGCGCTGCAGCCCAAATTGTTGCGCGCCATTGACGCGGGTTCGTTCCGATGTGTGGGCGCCGATATTGACTCAGCGAGCGACTTTCGGTTGGTCGCAGCAACCAACGAGTCGGTGAAGCGACTCGTGCGCCTGGGGCGATTCCGCGAGGACCTCGCCTTCCGGCTAGGCGCAGTGGTGATCGCTGTGCCGCCGTTGCGTGACCGGATCGAGGACATCCCGCTGCTTGCTCAACACTTTGCCACCCAGAATGTCGGCGCGGACGGCGTCGCCGTCAGATGGTCGGGCGGCGCGCTGCGCGCGTTGCAGGACAATGACTGGCCCGGCAACGTGCGTGAGCTTAAGCATGCCGTCGACCGCGTGATGGCGTTCGCAGATGGGCCGATAGTAAGCGCCGCGGATGTCCGTAGGCATTCAGGCACACTCGGAGCATCGTCTGCGGCGCGCGCATGGGATGAGCGCCGCCGAGCTGAGTTGCGGGAAGTCCTTTGCTCGGTGAATTGGGACACTGGCAAGGCGGCGGCGATTCTCGGCATCGATCGCACGACAGTTTACCGCCGCATGAGACGGTTGGGCATCGCGATACCACAGTGGCGAGTCGATCCCGACCAAGCGCTCGATAGGTAG